A genome region from Hevea brasiliensis isolate MT/VB/25A 57/8 chromosome 7, ASM3005281v1, whole genome shotgun sequence includes the following:
- the LOC110640701 gene encoding BTB/POZ domain-containing protein At1g67900, translating into MKFMKLGSRPDTFYTAESVRSVSSEVSSDLIIQLKGSRYLLHKFPLLSKCLRLQRLCSESPESSQHQIVQLSDFPGGIEAFELCAKFCYGITITLSAYNIVAARCAAEYLQMTEDVEKGNLIYKLEVFFNSCVLSGWKDSIVTLQSTKAFPLWSEDLGITSRCIEAIASKVLTHPSKISLSHSHSRRVRDDVSCNGAESQRHKPTSKWWWAEDMAELGIDLYWRAMVAIKSGGKIASNLIGDALKIYAARWLPNISRPRNANNEEASDSDSDSGNEINSKHRLLLESIVSLLPADKGSVSCSFLLKLLKAANILNASSSSKMELARRVGLQLEEATVNDLLIPFFSYENDTLYDVNLVMTILEQFMLQGQSPPTSPPRSKLGFERRRSRSAENIDLEFQESRRSSSASHSSKLKVAKVIDAYLQEIARDVNLHLSKFIALAESIPDFARLDHDDLYRAIDIYLKAHPDLNKSERKRLCRTLDCKKLSVEACMHAAQNELLPLRVVVQVLFFEQARAATAGSKVTDLPGNIKALLASHDIDPSRPTAALSTTTSIPAEDQWSVSGLKSPKSKISTLRMKMAEDDDLDENDLQSNGLGRTSKFKTICALPTRPKRMFSKLLSINRTTNEKN; encoded by the exons ATGAAGTTTATGAAACTTGGATCCCGGCCGGACACCTTCTACACTGCTGAATCTGTCAG ATCTGTCTCCTCTGAAGTCTCTAGTGATCTCATAATTCAATTGAAAGGAAGTAGATATTTGCTTCACAAG TTTCCTCTGCTTTCCAAGTGCCTGCGCCTACAGAGACTATGCTCTGAATCCCCTGAATCCTCACAGCACCAAATAGTCCAACTATCAGATTTTCCAGGTGGGATTGAGGCATTTGAGCTCTGTGCAAAGTTCTGTTATGGTATTACAATCACCCTCAGTGCCTACAACATTGTAGCAGCAAGATGTGCTGCTGAATATTTGCAGATGACAGAGGATGTAGAGAAGGGGAACCTAATATACAAGCTTGAAGTTTTCTTCAATTCTTGTGTACTTTCTGGGTGGAAGGATTCAATTGTTACTCTACAAAGCACTAAAGCATTTCCTTTGTGGTCGGAAGACCTTGGAATTACAAGCAGATGCATCGAAGCTATTGCCTCAAAGGTCTTGACTCATCCCTCAAAGATAAGTTTGTCACACAGTCATTCTAGAAGAGTAAGGGACGATGTATCATGTAATGGAGCAGAGAGCcagagacataaacctacaagcaAGTGGTGGTGGGCTGAAGATATGGCAGAACTGGGCATAGACCTGTATTGGAGAGCCATGGTGGCTATTAAATCTGGTGGAAAGATAGCTTCTAATCTCATAGGTGATGCATTGAAAATTTATGCAGCTCGATGGCTGCCTAACATATCAAGACCAAGGAATGCTAATAATGAAGAAGCATCAGATTCAGATTCAGACTCGGGGAATGAGATAAATTCAAAGCATAGGCTGCTTTTGGAATCAATAGTAAGTTTACTCCCAGCAGATAAAGGTTCTGTATCCTGCAGTTTCctgcttaaacttttgaaagcaGCCAATATCCTTAACGCCTCCTCTTCTTCAAAGATGGAATTGGCTAGAAGAGTGGGACTTCAATTAGAGGAAGCAACAGTAAATGATTTGTTAATACCCTTCTTCTCATATGAAAATGATACTTTGTATGATGTAAACTTGGTAATGACCATATTGGAGCAGTTCATGTTACAAGGGCAGAGTCCACCCACTAGCCCTCCAAGATCCAAGTTGGGGTTTGAAAGGAGAAGATCTCGGTCAGCGGAGAATATTGATTTGGAGTTTCAAGAGAGCAGGAGGTCTTCTTCTGCTTCACATAGCTCAAAGTTGAAGGTAGCAAAGGTTATAGATGCCTATCTGCAAGAGATTGCCAGAGATGTGAATTTGCATCTTTCAAAGTTTATTGCCCTTGCTGAGTCTATCCCTGATTTCGCAAGGCTTGATCATGATGATCTCTACAGAGCTATTGACATTTATctcaag GCACATCCAGACCTAAACAAGAGTGAAAGAAAACGGCTGTGTCGAACCCTAGACTGCAAGAAACTATCTGTTGAAGCCTGTATGCATGCTGCACAGAATGAGTTACTCCCACTGAGGGTGGTAGTGCAAGTTCTCTTCTTTGAACAAGCTAGAGCAGCCACGGCTGGAAGCAAAGTCACTGACCTGCCTGGGAACATCAAGGCACTTCTAGCCTCACATGACATTGATCCATCAAGGCCTACAGCAGCATTAAGCACCACTACTAGCATTCCAGCAGAGGATCAATGGAGTGTCTCAGGCCTTAAGTCACCCAAGTCAAAGATTTCGACTTTAAGGATGAAAATGGCTGAAGATGATGATTTGGATGAAAATGATCTGCAATCAAATGGACTTGGGAGAACTTCCAAATTTAAGACTATCTGCGCTCTTCCTACACGACCCAAAAGGATGTTCAGCAAGTTATTGTCCATCAATAGAACTACCAATGAAAAGAATTGA
- the LOC110640679 gene encoding uncharacterized protein LOC110640679: protein MDSGQIFDKTNKQVEIPSEAENISGGVTKPQTTPTSGSAMPQLTRQPSATKNNCLCSPTSHAGSFRCRLHRAPSLQRTKSIDSTSLRDSTTATANDPAASNANIDEA, encoded by the coding sequence ATGGACAGTGGTCAAATATTCGACAAGACTAATAAGCAGGTGGAGATTCCATCAGAGGCTGAGAACATTTCTGGTGGTGTTACTAAACCCCAAACGACGCCTACTTCTGGGTCTGCTATGCCTCAGCTTACAAGACAGCCAAGTGCTACAAAAAACAATTGCCTATGCTCTCCAACTTCCCATGCTGGTTCATTCCGGTGCAGGCTTCACCGTGCCCCGAGTCTCCAACGAACCAAAAGCATCGACTCGACTTCTCTCAGGGACTCGACCACTGCCACAGCTAATGATCCTGCAGCTAGTAATGCAAACATTGATGAGGCCTAG